From one Pseudactinotalea sp. HY158 genomic stretch:
- a CDS encoding WXG100 family type VII secretion target, translating to MFKANFGAIEAAAADIQTGAGGIETRLSEMDSALQPLRADWTGAAAESYQQAKAQWSSAITDMKLLLSDIGRAVSQGNADYQNAEQRNAQRFGG from the coding sequence ATGTTCAAAGCCAACTTCGGGGCCATCGAAGCCGCCGCCGCCGACATCCAGACCGGCGCCGGCGGGATCGAGACCCGCCTGTCCGAGATGGACTCCGCCCTCCAGCCCCTGCGCGCGGACTGGACCGGTGCGGCCGCCGAGTCCTACCAGCAGGCCAAGGCCCAGTGGTCCTCCGCGATCACCGACATGAAGCTCCTCCTGAGCGACATCGGCCGCGCCGTCTCCCAGGGCAACGCCGACTACCAGAACGCCGAACAGCGCAACGCCCAGCGCTTCGGCGGCTGA
- a CDS encoding WXG100 family type VII secretion target gives MATEVSAADGALQRGAQVVADAKASLNTELNQLEGKLASIGAQWQGQGASAFTMLMERWRTDARKITSALDTFEQNLTSSQTTYTSTDDTQSSAMNSLSSRLG, from the coding sequence GTGGCAACCGAGGTTTCCGCAGCAGACGGCGCCCTACAGCGGGGCGCGCAGGTGGTCGCCGACGCGAAGGCATCACTGAACACAGAGCTCAACCAGCTCGAGGGCAAGCTCGCCAGCATCGGCGCGCAGTGGCAGGGCCAGGGCGCCTCCGCCTTCACCATGCTCATGGAACGCTGGCGCACCGACGCCCGCAAGATCACCTCCGCGCTGGACACCTTCGAACAGAACCTGACCAGCTCGCAGACGACCTACACCTCCACCGACGACACGCAGTCCTCGGCGATGAACAGCCTCTCCAGCCGGCTCGGCTGA
- the eccB gene encoding type VII secretion protein EccB, which yields MASKKELIAAQGFSRRRLVTAFTSGAPGGRELEPSSPLAGIIVGVVISVLIVVGSLAVGLFGGRAPQGWDERGLVIVADNGARYVALNGTLHPVANLASARLLAGEDDGTLAIATLKESQLGDTPRGNVTVGIPGAPDALTPADSLTQSGWTACIASGGGVAVSVPAAEDATRATTVPDPRGALVKAEGGGDLFYIWGPYRFPIAAVDAGRVDLALSTDRNQAVEVPGTWLNLFVEGPAITPLTMPGSGQPLSPAATAATGMGDALTVGSVVVLTDAQGNADGTYAFTADSELAPLTDLALNLYDRPERVPLTFSEAESLRRLPSAEIVPREWPTAQPEPLTGAPCAQLQHADDQGRASTELVAATEAPEAAGITVAPGAGALVALGSAQGGWGLVDESGTLYPIPAGKPTALTLLGYPDVDPPRIAAPWAALFRDGPQLSADAALAGAGT from the coding sequence GTGGCATCGAAGAAAGAGCTCATCGCGGCCCAGGGATTCTCCCGACGCCGGCTGGTGACGGCCTTCACGAGCGGTGCCCCCGGCGGCCGCGAACTCGAGCCCTCCTCACCGCTCGCGGGCATCATCGTCGGGGTGGTGATCAGCGTGCTCATCGTGGTCGGCTCGCTCGCCGTCGGCCTGTTCGGCGGTCGGGCACCGCAGGGCTGGGACGAACGCGGTCTCGTCATCGTCGCCGACAACGGCGCGCGGTACGTCGCGCTCAACGGCACCCTGCACCCGGTCGCCAACCTCGCCAGCGCCCGGCTGCTCGCGGGTGAGGACGACGGCACCCTCGCCATCGCCACTCTGAAGGAGTCCCAGCTCGGCGACACCCCGCGCGGCAACGTCACGGTCGGGATCCCGGGCGCGCCCGACGCCCTCACCCCCGCCGACTCGCTCACCCAATCGGGATGGACGGCGTGCATCGCCTCGGGCGGCGGCGTCGCCGTGAGCGTCCCGGCGGCCGAGGACGCCACGCGGGCGACGACGGTCCCGGACCCGCGCGGGGCGCTCGTCAAGGCCGAGGGCGGCGGCGACCTGTTCTACATCTGGGGCCCCTACCGCTTCCCGATCGCGGCCGTGGACGCGGGCCGGGTCGACCTGGCGCTCTCGACCGACCGGAACCAGGCGGTCGAGGTCCCGGGGACCTGGCTCAACCTCTTCGTCGAGGGGCCGGCGATCACCCCGCTGACGATGCCCGGTTCCGGGCAGCCGCTCTCTCCGGCCGCGACGGCGGCCACGGGCATGGGCGACGCCCTCACGGTGGGCAGCGTCGTCGTCCTCACGGATGCCCAGGGCAACGCCGACGGCACCTACGCCTTCACGGCCGACTCCGAGCTGGCGCCGCTGACGGATCTCGCGCTCAACCTGTACGACCGACCCGAGCGGGTGCCGCTGACGTTCTCCGAGGCGGAGAGCCTGCGGCGGCTGCCGAGCGCGGAGATCGTGCCCCGGGAATGGCCCACGGCCCAACCGGAGCCGCTCACCGGCGCCCCGTGCGCCCAGCTGCAACACGCCGACGACCAGGGCCGGGCGAGCACGGAGCTCGTGGCGGCGACCGAGGCCCCCGAGGCCGCGGGGATCACGGTCGCTCCCGGGGCGGGCGCGCTCGTGGCCCTCGGAAGCGCCCAGGGCGGCTGGGGCCTCGTGGACGAGTCGGGCACCCTGTACCCGATCCCCGCCGGGAAGCCGACGGCGCTCACCCTGCTCGGCTACCCGGACGTGGATCCCCCGCGCATCGCGGCCCCGTGGGCGGCGCTCTTCCGAGACGGCCCGCAGCTCTCGGCCGACGCGGCCCTGGCCGGGGCCGGCACCTGA
- a CDS encoding S8 family serine peptidase, which translates to MTGRAARAAAAAVLAAVAVLGTGPAALGTAGAQTSGGSEGADGSDEAGAPSCDVESPRLVAEAPTAIADLGFDRAWTITRGHGVSVAVVGTGIAQENAHFPADAVTSGADVVRAGEPASQDSDGLGTAVAGIIGARGLEGSGVIGAAPEVTLVPIRVGYGEGGGSDRDTLQLTVARLAAGIRAAAQDGAQVIAVPAATTRDSAALRSAVEDATAGGALVVASAGSSRDIERQAGWDEESGAASAGPGAAWYPAAYPEVLAVAPVTETGAAAPGAAPGGPWVDIAAPGQNAPTTFLAALDCILGADPDPSYATGYVAAAAALVAGAFPDAGPQEWSYRLEATSSGAVTGTFDETVGWGVVNPFDALTLYIDGSAPGPTPPASVAGSRERPTVPAAEVDLSRVVDPDEAAHERMLWWVLGGLTVVGLLLLLTRRRPAS; encoded by the coding sequence ATGACCGGACGCGCCGCGCGCGCGGCGGCCGCGGCCGTCCTGGCGGCCGTCGCGGTTCTCGGCACCGGCCCAGCGGCGCTCGGGACAGCCGGGGCACAGACGTCGGGCGGCTCCGAGGGCGCAGACGGCTCGGATGAGGCGGGCGCCCCGTCCTGCGACGTGGAGTCGCCGCGGCTCGTGGCCGAGGCACCGACCGCGATCGCGGATCTGGGATTCGACCGTGCCTGGACCATCACCCGGGGCCACGGGGTGTCGGTGGCCGTGGTCGGCACCGGGATCGCGCAGGAGAACGCCCACTTCCCGGCCGACGCGGTCACGAGCGGTGCCGACGTCGTGCGGGCAGGTGAGCCCGCGTCGCAGGACTCGGACGGACTCGGCACAGCCGTCGCGGGCATCATCGGCGCCCGCGGGCTCGAGGGGTCCGGCGTCATCGGCGCGGCACCCGAGGTCACCCTCGTGCCGATCCGCGTCGGCTACGGCGAGGGCGGCGGGAGCGACCGGGACACGCTGCAGCTGACCGTGGCCCGGCTCGCCGCCGGTATCCGCGCCGCAGCGCAGGACGGGGCCCAGGTCATCGCGGTGCCGGCGGCCACCACCCGGGATTCGGCGGCGCTGCGCTCGGCGGTCGAGGACGCCACCGCGGGTGGGGCACTCGTCGTCGCCTCGGCCGGCAGCTCCCGCGACATCGAGCGCCAGGCCGGCTGGGACGAGGAGTCCGGCGCCGCCTCGGCCGGCCCCGGCGCGGCCTGGTATCCGGCCGCCTATCCCGAGGTGCTCGCCGTGGCGCCCGTGACCGAGACGGGGGCGGCCGCCCCCGGGGCGGCGCCGGGCGGGCCGTGGGTCGACATCGCAGCCCCGGGCCAGAACGCGCCCACCACGTTCCTCGCAGCCCTCGACTGCATCCTCGGCGCCGACCCCGATCCGTCCTATGCCACCGGGTACGTCGCGGCCGCCGCCGCCCTAGTGGCCGGGGCCTTCCCGGATGCGGGCCCGCAGGAGTGGTCCTACCGGCTCGAGGCGACCTCCTCCGGGGCCGTGACCGGCACGTTCGACGAGACGGTTGGGTGGGGGGTCGTCAACCCGTTCGACGCCCTCACCCTGTACATCGACGGGTCCGCCCCGGGGCCGACCCCGCCCGCCTCCGTGGCGGGGAGTCGGGAACGCCCCACGGTTCCCGCCGCCGAAGTGGACCTGAGCCGGGTGGTCGATCCCGACGAGGCGGCCCACGAACGGATGCTCTGGTGGGTCCTGGGCGGGCTCACCGTCGTCGGGCTGCTGCTCCTGCTCACCCGCCGCCGGCCTGCGAGCTGA
- a CDS encoding FAD-dependent oxidoreductase: MSPVPSTSQLRVAVVGAGPAGIYAADILSKADVDASIDLFERLPAPYGLVRYGVAPDHPRIKGIILALYKVLQRGDIRLLGNVDYGTDLTAADLREHYDAVIFSTGAIRDADLNIPGVDLPGSYGAADFVSWYDGHPDVSRTWPLEATEVAVLGAGNVALDVARILAKHPEDLMVTEIPENVEEGLRANPVTDVHLFGRRGPAQAKFTPLELRELGQVPDVDVVVYPEDFDFDEGSEQAIRASNQTKQVVKTLTDWTLRDPAEMTASRRVHLHFLHSPAEVLGTDRVTGLRTERTELAGDGSVRGTGRFEDFEVQAVYRAVGYFGSPLPGVPYDAVAGVIPNDGGRIIGDDGRAVPGMYATGWIKRGPIGLIGSTKSDAAETIRNLLEEFADGRRTASERDPDAILRKLEADGVPFTTWHGWELLDTYERALGEQAGRDRVKVVSREEMTQISRADREHAEQPSGS, from the coding sequence ATGAGCCCCGTGCCCAGCACCTCTCAGCTCCGCGTCGCCGTTGTCGGTGCAGGCCCCGCGGGCATCTACGCCGCGGACATCCTCTCGAAGGCCGATGTCGACGCGTCGATCGACCTGTTCGAGCGACTTCCGGCGCCGTACGGCCTGGTGCGCTACGGCGTCGCCCCGGACCACCCCCGCATCAAGGGGATCATCCTCGCCCTGTACAAGGTGCTCCAGCGCGGGGACATCCGCCTGCTCGGCAACGTCGACTACGGCACCGACCTGACGGCGGCGGATCTGCGCGAGCACTACGACGCCGTGATCTTCTCCACCGGCGCGATCCGCGACGCGGACCTGAACATCCCCGGAGTGGACCTGCCCGGCTCCTACGGCGCGGCCGACTTCGTCTCCTGGTACGACGGACACCCCGACGTATCGCGCACGTGGCCGCTCGAGGCCACCGAGGTCGCGGTCCTCGGGGCGGGGAACGTCGCCCTGGACGTGGCCCGGATCCTCGCCAAGCACCCCGAGGACCTCATGGTCACGGAGATCCCGGAGAACGTCGAGGAGGGCCTGCGCGCCAATCCGGTCACCGACGTGCACCTCTTCGGGCGGCGCGGGCCCGCCCAGGCGAAGTTCACGCCGCTCGAGCTGCGCGAGCTGGGGCAGGTTCCCGACGTCGACGTGGTCGTCTACCCCGAGGACTTCGACTTCGACGAGGGGTCGGAGCAGGCGATCCGCGCCTCGAACCAGACCAAGCAGGTGGTCAAGACCCTGACCGACTGGACCCTGCGCGACCCGGCGGAGATGACCGCCTCCCGGCGCGTACACCTGCACTTCCTGCACAGCCCGGCCGAGGTGCTGGGCACGGACAGGGTGACCGGGCTGCGCACCGAGCGCACCGAACTCGCGGGCGACGGCTCCGTCCGCGGCACCGGCCGGTTCGAGGACTTCGAGGTGCAGGCCGTCTACCGGGCGGTCGGCTACTTCGGGTCGCCGCTGCCCGGTGTGCCCTACGACGCCGTCGCCGGGGTCATCCCGAACGACGGCGGCCGCATCATCGGTGACGACGGCCGCGCCGTGCCCGGCATGTACGCCACGGGCTGGATCAAGCGGGGGCCGATCGGCCTCATCGGTTCCACCAAGTCCGACGCCGCCGAGACGATCCGGAACCTCCTCGAGGAGTTCGCCGACGGCCGGCGCACCGCGAGCGAACGTGATCCCGACGCCATTCTCCGCAAGCTCGAGGCCGACGGAGTGCCCTTCACCACCTGGCACGGCTGGGAGTTGCTCGACACCTACGAGCGGGCTCTCGGAGAGCAGGCCGGCCGGGACCGCGTCAAGGTCGTCAGCCGCGAGGAGATGACGCAGATCTCCCGCGCGGATCGCGAGCACGCCGAGCAGCCCAGCGGCAGCTGA
- the eccD gene encoding type VII secretion integral membrane protein EccD: MTEAPAHASNEQAHVFGQLLRISVVAGDRKVDVAAPRSVPIAELIPGLARTMGLLEAGTAYGGYTLTTADSGSRLDPALSLHSQGVTPGDVLTLTGGANAPTEPSYDDIVEAVADAVESEHRPWTPQDSAMTALLAATALLLTGAVLLFGGGAPAAGAAVMSGSAALLLLVSAVVLSIGARVPAAPVVLVQAAAVFAFVAGYRGLPRAQDASAWGMPLLVGGAAVLGTGLLGLLLIRRNREFAIVPVVCGAGLAIAGFGVEQLGLSPDEAFAIVVAVAVLAGLAIPWLALSTTPLRVISPRDDEEVYADVPPVERPEIAAGYAHGHRVHIGLRVGAGLLTLIAIPAVVGGGAIGTLLMVSAFAGMLLSVRDSYSRVDVTVVVVVAISGLAATGLTSALLHPDWRTTLTIAVGAVAIAVVAFTLVAPRPRLWLGRLADAAEFVSMGALIPLVVVLMRWGA; encoded by the coding sequence ATGACCGAGGCGCCAGCGCACGCATCGAACGAGCAGGCACATGTGTTCGGGCAACTGCTGCGGATCTCGGTCGTCGCCGGCGACCGGAAGGTCGACGTGGCCGCGCCCCGGAGCGTTCCGATCGCCGAGCTGATCCCGGGGCTGGCCCGCACGATGGGCCTCCTCGAGGCCGGGACCGCCTACGGCGGCTACACGCTCACGACCGCCGACTCGGGCAGCCGCCTCGACCCGGCGCTCAGCCTGCACTCGCAGGGGGTCACCCCCGGCGACGTGCTCACGCTCACAGGCGGGGCGAACGCTCCGACCGAACCGTCCTACGACGACATCGTCGAGGCCGTCGCGGACGCCGTCGAATCCGAGCACCGGCCCTGGACGCCGCAGGACTCGGCGATGACGGCGCTCCTCGCGGCCACCGCCCTCCTCCTCACCGGAGCGGTCCTGCTGTTCGGCGGCGGGGCGCCGGCCGCCGGTGCCGCCGTGATGAGCGGGAGCGCGGCCCTGCTGCTCCTGGTCAGTGCCGTCGTCCTGAGCATCGGCGCCCGGGTCCCGGCCGCCCCGGTCGTGCTCGTGCAGGCCGCCGCGGTCTTCGCCTTCGTCGCCGGCTACCGCGGACTCCCGCGCGCACAGGACGCGAGCGCCTGGGGGATGCCGCTGCTCGTCGGCGGCGCGGCCGTGCTCGGCACGGGCCTCCTCGGGCTCCTCCTCATCCGCCGGAACCGGGAGTTCGCGATCGTGCCCGTGGTCTGCGGCGCCGGGCTGGCGATCGCCGGATTCGGGGTCGAGCAGCTCGGCCTCTCGCCCGACGAGGCGTTCGCCATCGTCGTGGCGGTCGCGGTCCTCGCGGGCCTCGCGATCCCGTGGCTCGCCCTGTCCACCACCCCGCTGCGCGTCATCAGCCCGCGCGACGACGAGGAGGTCTACGCCGACGTTCCGCCGGTGGAGCGGCCCGAGATCGCGGCCGGGTACGCCCACGGCCACCGGGTCCACATCGGCCTGCGGGTCGGTGCCGGCCTGCTCACGCTCATCGCGATCCCGGCCGTCGTCGGGGGCGGCGCGATCGGGACCCTCCTCATGGTCTCGGCGTTCGCGGGAATGCTGCTGAGCGTGCGGGACTCCTACTCCCGGGTCGATGTCACGGTCGTCGTCGTCGTCGCGATCAGCGGCCTCGCGGCCACGGGCCTCACCTCGGCCCTGCTCCACCCCGACTGGCGCACCACGTTGACCATCGCGGTGGGGGCGGTGGCGATCGCCGTCGTGGCGTTCACGCTCGTGGCCCCGCGCCCGCGCCTCTGGCTCGGACGGCTCGCCGACGCCGCCGAGTTCGTCAGCATGGGGGCGCTCATCCCGCTCGTGGTCGTCCTCATGCGCTGGGGAGCGTGA